Proteins encoded by one window of Collimonas fungivorans:
- a CDS encoding porin encodes MKKYSLMLVAAGLASGSAMAQTNVTIYGIVDTSIRYLSSDNAAGQKNFVITNGAISNSRIGFKGTEDLGGGLKAIFRLENGFNSDTGSMSSANTLFSRQSYVGLSGSFGTVTLGRQQTPLFDLMADHFDPLTVGNYDQNAWMPAGATLIRNSNMLKYYGTFGGLAAGISYAAGEKAGSVKLGSQIGGTLAYTAGPFAIGGGFQQTVSPTNSDWKDTAYNLSLSYTLGAAKLFGGYYRIKDSTGTTPAYFGVTNSAASINGGIGGVERKDDAYFLGATYQATPAWSLTAAGYYDKSKNVTVATLGNLGDGTRYALVGVAEYALSKRTQVYGTVDYNKAKNAALSELVGKDSVTGVAVGIRHIF; translated from the coding sequence ATGAAAAAATATTCCTTGATGCTGGTAGCAGCAGGTTTGGCCAGCGGGAGCGCGATGGCCCAGACTAATGTCACGATCTACGGCATTGTCGACACCAGCATCCGTTATCTCAGCAGCGATAACGCAGCCGGGCAAAAAAACTTTGTCATCACGAATGGTGCGATCTCGAACAGCCGTATCGGTTTCAAGGGTACTGAAGACCTGGGCGGCGGCCTGAAAGCTATTTTCCGCCTGGAGAATGGCTTCAATTCCGATACCGGCAGCATGTCCAGCGCCAATACTCTGTTCAGCCGTCAATCCTACGTCGGCCTGAGTGGTTCTTTCGGCACGGTCACCCTGGGTCGCCAGCAAACTCCGCTGTTTGACCTGATGGCGGACCATTTCGATCCGCTGACCGTCGGCAACTACGACCAGAATGCCTGGATGCCGGCCGGCGCCACCCTGATCCGCAATTCGAACATGCTGAAGTACTACGGCACTTTCGGCGGTCTCGCTGCAGGCATCAGCTATGCTGCCGGCGAGAAGGCCGGATCGGTCAAGCTGGGCAGCCAGATCGGCGGCACCCTGGCCTACACCGCCGGCCCGTTTGCCATCGGCGGCGGCTTCCAGCAAACTGTCAGCCCGACCAATTCGGACTGGAAAGACACTGCCTACAACCTGAGCCTGTCCTACACGCTGGGCGCGGCCAAGCTGTTCGGCGGCTACTATCGCATCAAGGACAGCACCGGCACGACCCCGGCATATTTCGGCGTCACCAACAGCGCGGCTTCGATCAATGGCGGCATCGGCGGCGTCGAGCGCAAGGACGATGCTTACTTCCTGGGTGCGACCTACCAGGCAACTCCAGCCTGGTCCCTGACCGCGGCCGGCTACTATGACAAGAGCAAGAACGTTACGGTCGCCACCTTGGGCAACCTGGGCGACGGCACCCGTTACGCGCTGGTCGGCGTGGCGGAATATGCTTTGTCCAAGCGCACTCAGGTCTATGGTACGGTCGACTACAACAAGGCCAAGAACGCGGCCTTGTCGGAACTGGTTGGCAAGGATAGCGTGACCGGCGTTGCGGTCGGCATCCGTCACATTTTCTAA
- a CDS encoding winged helix-turn-helix domain-containing protein gives MANSKSVRLRVLQGDAIAFGPGKAALLLAIHQSGSISAAARSLGMSYRRAWLLVEAMNQCFQSPLVATATGGAKGGGAQVTPIGHEIMARYQAMQNKAEAAVGTDMAYFDALMAAPDNPAGA, from the coding sequence ATGGCAAATTCCAAATCGGTTCGGCTCAGAGTGTTGCAGGGCGATGCAATCGCCTTCGGTCCAGGCAAGGCAGCGCTGCTGCTGGCCATCCATCAAAGCGGTTCGATTTCCGCAGCGGCACGTTCGCTGGGCATGTCATATCGCCGCGCCTGGCTGCTGGTCGAAGCGATGAACCAATGCTTCCAGTCGCCGCTGGTGGCGACTGCGACCGGCGGCGCCAAAGGCGGCGGCGCGCAGGTGACGCCGATAGGGCACGAAATCATGGCGCGCTACCAGGCCATGCAAAACAAGGCGGAAGCAGCGGTTGGCACGGATATGGCGTACTTCGACGCACTGATGGCGGCGCCAGACAATCCTGCCGGCGCTTGA
- the modB gene encoding molybdate ABC transporter permease subunit: MNSGVWVALLLSLKVAGWATLLNMLFGVAAAYGLSRWRSPARDLVDAILTLPLVLPPTVLGYYLLVLLGRRGVFGAWLEKWDIQLVFTWQGAVIAATIVAFPLVLRSARAAFENVDVQLENAARVLGVSEAGVFFRVTLPLASKGIAAGVLLAFARALGEFGATLMIAGNLPGRTQTLSVAIYEAVQAGDDQTANLLVLITSATCIVVLLIAGRLLPKSPQRRQT, encoded by the coding sequence ATGAACAGCGGTGTCTGGGTTGCACTGCTGCTGTCGTTGAAAGTAGCAGGCTGGGCCACCCTGCTCAACATGCTGTTTGGCGTCGCTGCCGCCTATGGCTTATCGCGCTGGCGCTCGCCGGCGCGCGACCTGGTCGACGCCATCCTGACCCTGCCGCTGGTGCTGCCGCCGACCGTGCTCGGCTATTACCTGCTGGTGCTGCTGGGCCGCCGCGGCGTGTTCGGCGCCTGGCTGGAAAAATGGGACATCCAGCTGGTATTCACCTGGCAAGGCGCAGTGATCGCCGCCACCATCGTCGCCTTTCCGCTGGTGCTCAGGTCGGCCCGTGCTGCTTTCGAGAATGTCGACGTGCAACTGGAAAACGCCGCGCGTGTGCTGGGCGTGTCGGAAGCCGGCGTGTTCTTCCGCGTCACCTTGCCGCTCGCCTCCAAGGGCATCGCGGCAGGTGTACTGCTGGCATTTGCGCGCGCGCTCGGGGAATTCGGCGCCACCCTGATGATCGCCGGCAACCTGCCTGGCCGTACCCAGACCTTGTCGGTCGCCATTTATGAAGCGGTGCAGGCTGGCGACGACCAGACCGCCAACCTGCTGGTGCTGATCACTTCCGCCACTTGTATCGTGGTGCTGCTGATCGCCGGCCGCCTGTTGCCGAAAAGCCCTCAGCGCAGGCAGACATGA
- a CDS encoding ATP-binding cassette domain-containing protein, translated as MTIEISIRKHLQADDRGFNLDIALQTESDRVVLYGPSGAGKSLTLQAIAGLLTPDEGMIRLKQNTLFDSAGGICLPPQRRKVAYLFQDYALFPHLTVAQNVAFGLRPGCFNLRRPHDHPVVKKWLASFELSAAANSYPHQLSGGQRQRVALARALALEPDILLLDEPFSALDLSLRDRMRRELSELQKQLNVPMMVITHDPADLALLGDEIFEIRDGMIAPPARV; from the coding sequence ATGACCATCGAGATCAGCATACGCAAGCATCTGCAGGCCGACGACCGCGGCTTCAATCTCGATATCGCGCTGCAAACCGAAAGCGACCGGGTGGTGCTGTACGGCCCGTCCGGCGCCGGCAAGAGCCTGACCTTGCAGGCGATCGCCGGTTTGCTGACGCCAGATGAAGGCATGATCCGCCTCAAGCAAAACACCTTGTTCGACAGCGCCGGCGGCATTTGCCTGCCGCCGCAGCGGCGCAAGGTCGCCTACCTGTTCCAGGACTATGCCTTGTTCCCGCACCTTACCGTGGCGCAGAATGTGGCTTTCGGCCTGCGCCCGGGCTGCTTCAACCTGCGCCGCCCGCACGACCATCCGGTCGTCAAGAAATGGCTGGCCTCGTTCGAACTGAGCGCAGCCGCCAACAGTTATCCGCACCAGTTGTCGGGCGGCCAGCGGCAACGTGTGGCCTTGGCCAGGGCGCTGGCATTGGAGCCTGACATCCTGCTGCTGGACGAACCGTTTTCCGCACTCGACCTGAGCTTGCGCGACCGCATGCGGCGTGAACTGTCCGAGCTGCAAAAGCAGCTGAACGTGCCGATGATGGTGATCACCCACGACCCTGCCGACCTGGCCTTGCTGGGCGACGAGATCTTCGAGATCCGCGACGGCATGATCGCGCCGCCGGCCAGGGTATAA
- the modA gene encoding molybdate ABC transporter substrate-binding protein: MLRRLKRLILASALPLLLLLLSTPAVHAADLVVSAAASLTNAFKDLGQAFEAQNPNTKVILNFAASDVLLQQIIKGAPADVFASADQEAMNKAEAEKAVLAASRKNFANNQIVLIVPADSQLRIQQLQDLAQPAVKRVAYGNPASVPVGRYTKAALEHANLWDVVAAKGVPAQNVRQSLDYVARGEVDAGFVFSTDAAIMPDKVKVALQVPSQTAVSYPIAVTSNTRQADMAAKFVAYVLSPAGQATLARYGFLKP; the protein is encoded by the coding sequence ATGTTGCGCCGTCTTAAACGCCTGATCCTTGCCAGCGCCCTGCCTCTGTTGCTGCTGTTGCTATCGACGCCGGCAGTCCATGCGGCCGACCTGGTGGTCTCGGCAGCCGCCAGCCTGACCAATGCCTTCAAGGACCTCGGCCAGGCGTTTGAAGCGCAAAACCCCAACACCAAGGTGATTCTCAACTTTGCCGCCTCCGATGTCTTGCTGCAGCAGATCATCAAAGGCGCGCCGGCCGACGTCTTCGCTTCGGCCGACCAGGAAGCCATGAACAAGGCCGAAGCCGAAAAGGCCGTGCTGGCCGCCAGCCGCAAGAATTTTGCGAATAACCAGATCGTGCTGATCGTGCCGGCCGACAGCCAGCTGCGCATACAGCAATTGCAGGACTTGGCGCAGCCGGCGGTCAAGCGCGTCGCCTACGGCAATCCTGCTTCGGTGCCGGTCGGCCGCTACACCAAGGCCGCGCTGGAGCACGCCAACCTGTGGGACGTGGTTGCCGCCAAGGGCGTGCCGGCGCAAAACGTACGCCAGAGCCTGGACTATGTGGCGCGCGGCGAAGTCGACGCCGGTTTTGTGTTCTCCACCGACGCCGCGATCATGCCGGACAAGGTCAAGGTCGCATTGCAGGTGCCGTCGCAAACCGCGGTCAGTTATCCGATCGCTGTCACCAGTAACACCAGGCAGGCCGATATGGCTGCCAAGTTCGTCGCCTATGTACTGTCGCCGGCCGGCCAGGCCACGCTGGCGCGCTACGGTTTCTTGAAACCCTGA